CTATCCTATTGTAATTTGCTACCATGCAGTGGAACAAGTCTTAAATGCAGAGATGATTTAGATATACGAGATTCAAAATGGCATGACAATGTAATAAGTGGAAGTGAAAACACTTAAACCTATTGTGGGAAAGATAATTTGGAAGAAAGGGTGGGTGGGGACTAGAGTTTGGTCAGTGAGGTAACCCCGAGTCCCAACTTAAGGATGCCAGGCTTCCATCCACCCTTAAGAGGCTAGCAGGGTTAAAATTATGGTCTTAAAACTTCCTCAATGAGGAAGCAGCTAATAGCCCACAAGGCCAATGGGAATTGGAGTATCAGACAACTTGAAGCTTTCTCATCTAGATCATGAACACAGACAACTAATCAAACAAGCACTAGCCATATAACTATTCTAAAGCTGATTCAATTATCACAAAGAGTCTCAATTTATTATTTATAGCTGAATGAACAAATCaaatttcatatttgtcattAGGTTCTAACTCAAAACAGAGGGGTACGCAAGTGCACATAAATTCAGCCATAATAATCCAAAAGGTACTTACCCATTCAAGCATGGCTCCTTTCTGATGAACTGTTTTGCCAAACTCAAGAGCACTCATTCCAGTTATGAGTTCCAACAAAAGGATTCCAAATCCGAAAACATCTGTTTTCTCAGATGACTGGCCCGTGGAAAGGTACTCTGGCGCAATGTGCCCAAGAGTACCTCGGACTGCAGTAGTAACATGAGACTCACCGTGATCAAGGAGCTTTGCAAGGCCAAAGTCACCAACAACAGCCTCACAGTAGTCATCCAAGAGTATGTTAGCAGCCTTGACGTCTCTGTGAATTATCTTGGGATCACACTGCTCATGCAGATACAAAAGACCCCGTGCTGCTCCAATAGCTATCCTCTTTCTAGTATTCCAGTCCAGTGCtggttttactgttgaaatataACATTAATATATTCCATGGAGGCATGACTAAAATACATGACGAGTTTAAGCACAAGAGTCCGGAAATATTAAGCAAAACTCCAGTCTTCGGTCAACAATCCTAGTTGAAAATCATGAGATAAACCAGCTCGCCTTGACAAATTTCATTAACTAGAATCCCCCCCACTTTACATAAATTACAAACTATGAGGATTTCAAATCCATACATGGATTCAAATGCAATTGAAAGGCAAACCTTAGTATACAGACAGTTAGACACACACATTATATATAGACAATCAAAAACTCTGGAAAAAAAATTGGCTGGTAGAAAACTTCTCATCAAAAGAACAAATGCCCCCCTAAttcaccaaaaaaataaaaacatcttGATCAGTTTGCTTGAATCTCAGAGATGCTTCTAAGTTCGAGCTATGAATTTTCAATATGTCCAAAACCTTTTGAAAGTCGAATCAAGTATAAATCCAGAAATTTAGCAAAAATGAGAAGATTCCGAAAAGGGATTTGCACATGACAAAAAATTCAGCTGACAGACCAAGCATTTACTTATTTCATGGAAGCCTGTAAAGTAAGGATTGGACCAGTTCAAAAGAAGGAGATATATTAGGAAATGATCCATTTTAAGAATTTCGGGCCTCTTTTAATATGAGATTCCACAgcaagaaaatgaaaatataacaGGGTCCAGGGCATGTTCAAAGCTAACTTAGCTAGACACATTCATATGGTAAATGGTAGAAAAATGGCAgcttggtgcacaaagctccagCATATGCGGGGTCCGAAAAAGAAGCGGActacaatgggtctatagtacaaACCTGTGACCTCCAAATCACACAGCGACAACTTTACCATTGCACCTAGGCACCCCTTCTCATATATTAAATGGTGGGCCTTGGATCAAGGGTAAGGTTGTTCCTTTGTGACCgttggtcatgggttcgagtTCAAGGAAACAGTCTCTTtgcataaaagtaggggtaagacTGCATACACTTTGATGACCATCCCCTAACCCTCACAAATCGGGGAGCCTTAGGGCCTGGGGACGCCGTTTAAGTAACATTCAAGAGGAAACTATGAAAACACCACTGGTTGGTTGCCAGTGATAGTAGTAGCTGCAAAGTAGATGGTACCAACCTCTAAGCCTGGAGGCCACACTGCCGTTGGACATATATGGGTACACCAGAAGCCTCTCATTTGGGGTTGCACAAAATCCAATCAACCGGAGTAAATTCCGGTGAACTGCCAAGCTGATCATCTCCAATTCTGTCTGAAACTGGGATTCACCAGCAGTGCCTGCTACGTCCTTAAGCCGCTTCACTGCCACCACAATGCCATCTCCTAGCTTTCCCTTGTACACATTACCAAATCCACCACTACCAAGTATATTCTTGGAGCTGAAATTGTCTGTAGCAATTTGGAGCTCTCTTAACGTGAAGTTTCTTAGGTTGCCTAAGCTTATGAGTCCCTCTTCTTGCTTGTCTGCAACAAAATTCAGTACCCAAATAAAGTTTTGATCTGATAttactcttttcttttttaagTTATGCAATGGGATTTTGATTTCACATACCACTGATGTTTAGGATGGCTTGTTTCCTTTGCTTCTTTCTCTTCCAAACAAGGAATCCAAATGCTAGGAAGAGGAGAGAAGCGACACTGAGGCTAACCCCTAGTGCAATTGCTACATTCTTGGCCTTGGGTTTTCCTGAGCCAGGGAAAAAAACATGTAAGCaaagttgagagagagaaagagagagagagagagagaggggtacCTGGAGATGAATTTAGGGAGAAGGGATGAGGTATTGGAGTGGTTGATCCTGAGCAACTTTCGGTGGTGCTGCTTCCACAAATTTGAGGATTTCCCACAATGCTATATGGTGTGAAAGAAAATAGCAATAATAAGATTAGAAGGGAAATAGTGGAAAGAAGAATTAATCCACAAATGGACTTGCAGAGGCTCCATACTTGAACGTTCTAGCTGAGAACTTGGGCAAAGGTCCACTGAGATTGTTATAAGAAAAGTCCCTAAATGATCAGAGCACAAACAAACAGAAACCCAATGTCACTCTTTGTTTAATATTTGTCATTATTGTCCCGCATAACAAATCATTCAAAAAATTGCAGGTCGTGTTGATTTTCAAGACAATAAACAGAGacataaaaaatatagaaactaAGAAAGCAAAGATCATACTCACAAGAAAGCAAGCTGAGGGATTTTGCTTAAAGACAGGGGAATAGCTCCAGACAAACTATTGTTGTTCAGCCTCCTGGTGGTCAGTAGGTGACAAGAAACTCGTGAATAGGATAAAGAAGTAAAATACCATAAGCAACAAGTCATGAATCGCCTGTACAAAGCCATGGGTAGCAGTCCAAGGCTCCGTTTGTTTCCGcggaaaatggaagaaaaaaaaaaatgtatttcttAAGAAAAAGAGGAAGGAGCCTGGAAaccaaaaactatatatatatataaacaaactAAACAATTCCATTTTATTTCTTTCCTTCCCTCCGCTTTCTCGGGAACCAAATGaaagttttaagaaaattaatactCACAAATATTGGAGGCCATTCAAGAGGCCCAGGGAGTCCGGCACAACGCCGGAGAAGCGGTTATTGGAGAGATCTAAAGTCTGGAGTTTAGGCAGAGTACAAAGCGCTTTTGGGATCTCGCCGGAAATGTTGTTGTTCTGCAATAGCCTAAAAATACACCACAATCACACCGATGTACACAGAATTAGAATTGAAGATAATAAGATGGAGAAAaataactaaaaagaaaaaaagcagCAGCAGAAGCAGAGGTGgcgaaattttgaattttctcacTCCTAACGGAGTGcaacaaatattcaaaagaaaaatcaaaattaaagagAGGGTTCTAATTCAAAAGCCAAATAAGCTCTGCGTTCTCACACTTGTCGGAGATTTGTGAGGTTTCCAATCGTCGGAGACAATGTTCCAGATAGAGACTGGCTCGGAGCACCCCTGCAAAACCCAAGAACAGACGTGTGGGTCTCCAGTTTCTGTAAAATCGAATATTCAAACAGAAAAAAGaatcattaattaaaaaaaaaaaagagtttgaagaagaaagacgaacAGGCCAATGACAAGATTTTCAGGGGAACATGTGATCATAGACCAGCTACAGGGGTCCGCAGAGAACTCATCCCAACCGTTCAGAACTCCATGAGGATCATTCAAAGCTTGTCTTATACTCGTCAAAGCTTCAACTACAGTACAATGGGAGAAAAACCCACACCAGAATTGATTAGGGAAAATCATGgacaagaagaaagagaaaaagaagttGGTGATGATGTGGGACATACCTTCTGGATTGCGAGGTTCGTATGAGAGAGAACGAGAAACAGAGGAGCAGAGCAAGAACAATAGAAGGGAGAACTCGAAAGCCATTGTTTCAGGGTAGAAGTGAGGGGGATGGACACCATGAACGCAAGGCAACCTCAGAGTCTCTTTCTCTCACGTCTTTCACTGGGTCTTTCACAGTCTCTCTTTTTCAGTCATCATTTCTGCAACCCAGACAAATggaaaacagagagagagagagagagagagacggataAATGATACGAGCTGTCAGGAGAGCCAGCGCAGAAATTGAGAGGGAACGTACTCCCACAGTCCTACTCGCAGAACCATTACCATGCCTCGCTCTGTCTCTCACTCACTAAGATTTTGAAGCGTCTGTCGCTCTCCACCTGCTAACCCAAGAATAAGTTAATGCCCGGAAATTTTCATTCTTTCCTgctaagaaaaataatagtatagAGATTTGatcattataaaaaaattattattattctgtACAAATGACAGCGTAGCAAAACATTTAGTCAagtgattttttaaaattattatatttttatatgctTATACCATCtcatttactatttttttttaaagaatataaTCATTCAAATCAAACTTATTTTTAAGAAGTGTCTTCAAGTATGAATCTTgatattttgtattgtattttatacaaATTGCACAAATCTAaatcaaatatttagaattcaaaaacacatatttatattattggttATTTAACTTAGACATTTTATTTTAGAACATAAAGTCGgtactttattttaatttgaaaaggtaaaataaagaaattttttttaaaaacgagtgcggtaccaaacctacggatcagcgtcctccgtcCTCAGGTCttgctgatcagggtaaagtatGGAATGCGAACACGACTTCTGTACATTAATTGGATATTCAGTTAACCCGACCTTCTcaacacatctccattaccatccacggtccccgctggctcacagagaactctcaccatccacggtccctgctGGCTCATAGAGCAAACTCTCATCATCCACGGTCTCCATTGGTTCAcaaagtaaactctcaccatccacaggtaccactGGCTTCGTAAGTGTATCTACCAGGAATTGAACCCCCAATGCTCTTTCTTATTTGCTGATGTCCATGCCCATAAGGGCAGGAgtacaattttacgaataaggaAGATagttttttcaattattttttgatGGAAATCAAAAAATTAGCATCCTATAGCACTCTTGAGGAATGGTTATTGACCCTACTCTGTGTGTATATCTCTCTCAAGAAAAACAATTTTACATGGAGAAAAGTCATTTTAAAACATGAAAAACGAGTTGTAGCAGAGACTGGTCGACCGCCTGGTACAactttctcccctttttgatattttttatagaaaattaCTTATATTCAAAAACCCCTTTTAAAAAAGCTTTCGTAAGAACTTAACCTCATGAAAATCTTACTGTTGAGTAGCTAGAGCCAGAGATGCGTGTGAACTGGTGCCGCAACTGTCCGCGACTATTGATTGAAGCTGAAATTGATTACAATTTAATCTACCATTTATTGTAATTTctccagccatctataaatagagaagTGTGTGCAAGTGAAAAGTAGGGTAGAAAAGAGCGTGAggaagagtgcagagagagctgagaagagagtttgtattttctcttgatttcatagtggattgtgaTGTGCTCCGTGAACGTAGGTCAATCTAAACCGAACCATGTAATTTCTggtgttgaattaggtgtaatcccaagaggggggtgaattgcatattttaaaattctttaaatttatttaccacttaatccctacttataTATTTAGCAAACCAATCTCAGGGATTTATAAcagaattaaatttattttaccaatgagttcttatttcTCAATTAATTGTATGCAATGTTATTCAACTTAGacatgcaatatgaacaatttaaatatagtgtTGAAagtaaaaagttaagggaagagagaagacaaacgcaattttacgagatttagccaactcggcctacgtcctcgccttgagcaaccactcaaggatttcactaaaatccttactccttaaattaggacgaagcttcccttataattcactgcttacaagaggtacaactctctcctactccgctgcttataaaaggtacaactctctcctaatccgctacttataagaggtacaactttctcctcaaacctggttcacaaatcgaaccgtgaatacaatgaatctgtaaaacactcaaaattgcttccaacaaaagctagtgagtacaattcaaattcctaatacattaacatatgattaaacatgaagctcaaaaggtatgaaacgatgcaatcgtttatgtatgatatgcttcaacacacaaatatatttttatcaaaaactcccaagtaaagatatatttgaaacgcttttgagtatattagggttctagctcactttgtaaagatgcacaaatatatctaatgtgaacttattaaaagctttatcttgaatattatattaatcaaaatcaaaagctttctttcaaatatttaatcgcAACCCAattttgtaatatgcaaatatatatatacgatatgtaattcaaagatcaaaatactgagtataaggttttccaaacaaaatatccctccataaaataaatatttatgaataccaaggatatatattcaagtgttttaatatatctaaaatatgaatcatTTAATTGAATACACACTTTAATCAAACTATTCAATTAATGAtaaaaccttaatcaagtagtgagattatccaaataatctatgtgaaaatatactTACTATCAATCACCCGACTTATTTCAACtatagatttggaatgagaagttctttgaaaaatagatatcctcttgaatcaaacactattcaaccaatagcaaaaacctttctcaagtaatgatcttcttaaaaaaatatttatatgtatatgcacattcaagatcaatttctttaatgatattcaataacaagtaatgagatgagaagttcttgaaaataataacttgaatgatcaaacctcaatactagaatgaaaatcgagatgagtaaacgagttccctttgagattttgagttgatttgcccaagctcgatgattagaagttgaagtgtaggcaatcgtatagcaataagagcaagtttctcaatattctttccataatatgtattcttctctttacgttgatcttctcttttttcttagctcacactagggtttagatgatgtatatataagtgctttacccttagaattgatctcaaccattggattgaagagatagctcgcgagtccttttaataaaaatcttatttttaagttttcccgcaagttcaagcTACTTCTAAAGTGTCAGTTCAGGCGCCTAAAGTTGACTTTAGGCACCTAAAGTtgacttcaggctactgaagtgccTCAGTCAGGTTCTGTTTTTCACCAttaaatcttcaggctaccgaacttaatcttcaggtgACTGAAATCGAGTTGAGGCTAtcgaagtgccctttttctcaatttttcctttctaacttaaaaatctactttgctttctttcttaactcttttataaaaacattttccaaggttttaacaatattctaagtccatgaatatcccctaatgatgttcgtgaaatgtatgagtcctaaagacattctaggatatatgttgagcctcaaattaaatcatacgaaaatgtaaatacatgagttctaaacacccattcccaagatgtacttgaactttgccgcttgcatcttgattctcgtactctttgagttccatggatcttaccaagatatgtatgctttgttttatgacttccatgactcgttatcctttcaTGCATGCTTAAAATAGTTCCTAtttacaaactcaatgcacatatcaaataccaagtgatttgtcattatcaaaattggattggactcatagagttaacaatctccccctttttgatgatgacaaatacacgagcaaaaaaaatataatgggttatgcctaacaaggctccccctcaattaatgcatcaaatattcaatgaatgacaagatgctcatgttcatacacaaactATTTAACCTAAATCCAAATgaagtatgaaatatgctcatgatgtttcaatccatgacatcaacaacagtttctccccctttgcatgTCTCCCTCGTTacataacatcaataacagtttttgctcattcttctctgcttctgatttgtttttattatttttgctctcgatttttctcccttttttgacatcaacaaaaaggcgtataataataagacatgagtggacatacccttatgtttttctcccctttgaaattttaaagttttaattttgttcaaccattagatttggaaaaattttacttctcccctttttacatcaattATCCCCCTTGCTAATACATAAGTTTCAATGATTATGTGTGgttaccaaatattgattgatgtgataccaaatgtggactaatgttctatcaaatgagaacaaatgttgattaatttgataccaaatgtgaattaatgcgatactaaaagttgattgatttgataccaagtgattacatcttaagtgacgttgctccccctgaattatgtcatctaatataattctaggcaaccacaCTTATTTTATTTCAGAAAAGTTCTCCCCTATTTTActtatttaagctcatacacattataaattatgcaattttaaaaaatctcTCCCCTTTTAGTTCTCATCAGAAATTTACTTTGGTATATATCTCTCACATTTTGGATCTTCAAAGCAAGTACATTctgaaaagaattataaccagaaagactaaccatacagatcctcattatatcaatgcatttcaaagcaaaatcatatggttaactcatgGAGTTTTTGGCAAAGTaagatatttttcatttagagtattcaatataGTCATCATTATTGAGTGTATGCCACAAAAaattcactgcacatctaagcaaaagaaatattggtaagcataatgaGATAAGCAATAatttctagatgctccccctatgaatttgaatacttgcgcAGATGAAATGAAAAGCTTATACTTATTGAAGATTAATGTCACGACTAGTTCAAAGTCATATAAGCAATCATAGTAAAGTATTTTAAACCAACTAAAGTGATaatatgatgcacatgagttctttatgctctttctctagaaatGGAGCTCAGCTGccttaaatattttcaagcacgCAACACatttagttcagtatagttttaaCACAACACTCAtctggttaacatgttgtatccAATATACACAAAAGAATtataccattcatgatttgataccagatgTAAATGCAAAACATGATAataaatgtgattatgcttatgtttcaggGTCATAATATTTCAAgctaatttgctccccttcaatTATACTCTTATCATaatcttatgtcttttccttataatcattcttcaccaattTAGCTAAGTGTTCTcagattttgaataatttatacttgactttaccaaCTTTAGCTTAAaaaaccaaaaagtcataaaccattttactttagagtcataagcctatactgcttcttttcttatggatctcaatgcacaggtttcctagtcatttgcattatcatatagattgaaccctatagcatatagcttagctatttgacacattcaaactcttctaatatattttacttgaagtttgagagcttgtgaagtgagattttgcaaatactcttaacaatttaattatcattaagttcggaagaatattcattgtgtgtggataatattcaaaatattttcttggaaatgaatatatccaactacttagtcAAAAAGCAAtttggagaatattaatttttgaatactgctctttaggtatttcgGATTTTCcaatttcggtttctggaagatgcagattgaagattACTCATTTGGGTAGGAGttacacttaccattgaagggaaagcCAGGATCTATGAAtgaggatgagtgggagttgcttgaccgaaaagctctcggagctatcAAAATGtcgttgtcaaagtctgtggcattTAATATCAAACACATATCAATCACCAAGTCTTTAATGGATGCACTTTCTAACATGTATGAGCAGCTGTCAGTTGCTAATAAGGTACAACTTATGAAAAAGTTATTTACTATGACAATGTCTACAGGTGAAATTTTAGCAAGCATTTGAATAGTGTCAAAGAGTTGTCGAATCAGCTTGCTTCAGTTGggattacatttgatagtgagattcgtgccctacCGATTCTCtgtcaatttttcaaaaattggaATGGTATTGTTACTACAATCAGTAGCTTCGTAGGGAAATCAGAGCTGGTATACAATGAGgtcgttagcatgattttgatgaaagaaatcaaaatttagtcaaaccatggttccacttcgagtttagccttgaacatggaaagtcgaggtaGAGGAAGCAGGCATGGACAATCAAACAATCGCGGAAAATCTAGGTCCAGATCTAGAAATCCTAGAGGTTATCAAGATAcaggttcccagggcacaaagaaTATAGAATGTTGCAACTATGGAAAACTGGTCATTACAGAAACCAGTGCAAAGGTtcgaagaaagaatatgagatgaAAGCAAAGACAGAAGTAAATGTTGctttagaaaatgatgatatgttgatctacTCCTTGGAGAACaaaaatgagtcttgggtgttagactctggagcttcgttttatgccacttgtagtagagattgcctagagaaGTATACACTAGGTGACTTCGGTAaagtataccttggcaatgatcaaccttgcgacaaaACCGGCTAGGGGactgtgaagatcaagatgaatgggTTAATATGGAAGCTGAGAGATGTTAGATATATTTCAGATCTgaggaagaacttgatctcagttggtcaactggtagatgaaggatataacacaacatTCATTGgtaatgaatggaagatttcgaagggtgcactAACGATTGCATGAGGTAATAAAAGTGGAACTCTTTATGTAACCCCTAATGCATGCAaatctattacagttgctacaagagatgatgatagcaacatttgacatcaatgacttggacacctgagtgagaaaggattcgtggtgatgcactcaaagggaaagttgagtgatttacagtcagtgaagattgacacctatgaggattgcatatttgggaaatagaagagggttagtttctagACGAATActagtaccccaaagaaggagagacttgagctagtccattcagatgtatgggacCAATGTCTATTTCATCCATAATTGGGAAGCATTTCTTTGTGACATTTATTGACGTTCATTCTCAAAAGGTATAGGTTTACTTCTTGAAATACAAATCTAATGTCTTTAatgcttttaagatttggaaagcaatggttgaaaatgaaactggtttgaaaatcaagaagctgagaaccgataacggtggtgagtatgatgacatcaagttcaagaaattctgctatgagcatggtaatAGGTTTGAAAAAACTGTGCTAGGTATGCCTTAGCACAATGACATAGCTGAGCGGATGAACAGATCGTTGACAGAAAAAgctagaagcatgcgtatgcagtcaggcttaccAAAGATGTTTTGGACAGAAGCAATCAACATAGTAGCTTACTTGATTAACaagagtccatcagtaccattggactatagactaccagaagaagtatggagcGGTAATGAgttaagactttcacatttgagagtttttggttgtgttgcgtATGTAcatacatatcaatgatcatgtcaggaataagcttgatccaaaatcctagaaatgcaccttcgtcggttatggtggagatgaatatgggtaccgtatttgggatgatgaaaacaaaaaggtgatcagaaacagagatgtgatttttgatgaaaaggtaatGTACAAAGAAAGATACACAACAAAACCTACAAAGTTTGAAATAACctatgt
This window of the Malania oleifera isolate guangnan ecotype guangnan chromosome 6, ASM2987363v1, whole genome shotgun sequence genome carries:
- the LOC131158306 gene encoding probable LRR receptor-like serine/threonine-protein kinase At2g23950; translated protein: MAFEFSLLLFLLCSSVSRSLSYEPRNPEVEALTSIRQALNDPHGVLNGWDEFSADPCSWSMITCSPENLVIGLGAPSQSLSGTLSPTIGNLTNLRQVLLQNNNISGEIPKALCTLPKLQTLDLSNNRFSGVVPDSLGLLNGLQYLRLNNNSLSGAIPLSLSKIPQLAFLDFSYNNLSGPLPKFSARTFNIVGNPQICGSSTTESCSGSTTPIPHPFSLNSSPGKPKAKNVAIALGVSLSVASLLFLAFGFLVWKRKKQRKQAILNISDKQEEGLISLGNLRNFTLRELQIATDNFSSKNILGSGGFGNVYKGKLGDGIVVAVKRLKDVAGTAGESQFQTELEMISLAVHRNLLRLIGFCATPNERLLVYPYMSNGSVASRLRVKPALDWNTRKRIAIGAARGLLYLHEQCDPKIIHRDVKAANILLDDYCEAVVGDFGLAKLLDHGESHVTTAVRGTLGHIAPEYLSTGQSSEKTDVFGFGILLLELITGMSALEFGKTVHQKGAMLEWVRKIQQEKKVEMLADRELGSNYDRIEVGEMLQVALLCTQYLPAHRPKMSEVVRMLEGDGLVEKWAASHCHDNLSMNFSHPTNNNNTTVRPTMAYRHDDNDHDHSSMLSKTMDEDEDDQSFDDYAMELSGPR